From Acidovorax sp. 1608163:
TGCAGGCGGCCGAGCAGGGGCGTTTTCGGCACGATTTGTACTACCGCTTGAACGGCCTGACGGTGCAATTGCCCGCCCTGCGCGAGCGCAGCGACTTTGACGCCCTCACCACCCACTTGCTGGCCGAGCTGGCCGCTGAGCAGGGCCTGCCCCACCCCGTGCACCTGGCCCCCGCCTTGCTGCAGCGCCTTGCCGCCCACCCCTGGCCCGGCAACCTGCGCCAATACGCCAGCGTGCTGCGCACCGCCTGCGCCATGCTGGCCGAGGGCGAAGACCAGCTGGGCTGGGAGCACCTGGGTGACGACATCGTGCAGGCGCTGGAAACGGTGGCTGCACCCGTGTCTGCAGCGGCGGCTCCCCAAGCTCCATACCCGCCTCTGCAAAGGCATGTGCACGGGCACGCCCCAGTGCTGCTCAGCCTGCAGCAACTCTCCAGCGCCGCCATCGACCAGGCCCTGCAAAGCGCACGCGGCAACGTGTCACAGGCCGCCCGCCAGCTCGGCATCAGCCGCCAAACGCTGTACCGCAAGCTGGCAGCGCGCGTGCATTGATCGTTTGCTATTAAAAACATAGCTGCTAGCGCTTGTATATCAAGCGCTAGCAGTCTATTTTGCTTAAATCTTTGGTGCGCTGCCCACGGGCAGCGCCAGCCGCGCCCGCAGCCCCTGGCCCGGGGCGCTGTGCAGCTCGAGCCGCCCGCCGTGCGCGCGGGCCACACGGTCGGCAATTGCCAGGCCCAATCCTGCGCCGGGGCGGCCACTGCGGGCCGCCTCGCCCCGGGCAAAGGGCTGGCGCACGCGCTCCAGCTCGGTGGCGGGCAGGCCGGGGCCGTGGTCCTGCACTTCGATCCACACGGCATCACCTTCGCTGCCCGTGCGAAGCACCACGGGCGCTGCGCCGTGGCGCCAGGCGTTCTCCACCAGGTTGTCCACTGCGCGGCGCAGGGCCTGGGCTTGCACGGGCGCGGGCGGCGGCGCGCCCAGCTCCAGCGCCACGCTGCGGCCATGGTCGGCTTGCGCCTGGGCGATGGCCTGGGCCAGGTCGTCCAGTGCGGCGGGCTGCGGGGGCTCGGCCTCCTGCATGCGGGCAAAGTGCAAAAACTGGCCGAGGATGGCGTCCATCTCGTCCATGCTGCGCACCATGCGCGTGGCCAGCTCGGGCTCAATCTGCGGGCCCGCTATCTCCACCCCCAGGCGCAGCTTGGTCAGCGGCGTGCGCAGGTCGTGCGACACGCCCGCAAGCATTAGCGCCCGCTCCTGGTCGGCCTGGGCCAGGCTGTGGGCCATGTGGTTGAAGCTGCGGGCCACGGTGGCGATCTCGGTGGGACCGTCCTCGGGCAGGGGCGCGGGCGGCTGGCCCCGGGCCAGGCGCTGCGCGGCCAGCACCACGCGCTGCAGCGGCTGGTTAAGGTGGCGCTGCAGCCACCACGCGCCCGCCAGCGCCAGCACCATGCTGGCCAGTGTGGCCATGAGCCAGGCCCCGGTGAACTCGCGCGTGGGGAAGACGCTGGGCAGGTTGAGCCAGTATTCCGTTCCCTCATGCACCACGCGCAGCGACAGTACGCCGCTGCTGTCGCGTCGCCAGACCGGCTCGCCTGAGGGAGGCGCGCCCTGTGCCTCGTCCAGCCGCTGCGTCACTGCGCGCACAAACTGCCGCTCCATGGGCGAGAGCACGGCGCGCCAGGCGCCGGGCGCAGCCGTCAGTGCAAAGGCCTGTGTTTGCGCGGCTTGCGCGTTGAAGGCCTGCACAAACGCTTGCCGCTGTCCGGGCGGCAGCGCTTGCAGCCCAGCGCGGAGGGCGGCCACATTGCGCGCCACGCCATCGGCCACCTGCGCCACGCGGGGCTTGAGGATCATCTGCCGCACCAGCACCGCCGCGCACAGCTGGCCCAGCACGATGAGCACGGCCATCAGCAGCAGGTTGCGGCCCAGCAGGCTGCGGGGCCACAGGCCCCTGGGTGTGGTGGGTGCAGGCGCGGGCACCGCAGCGTGTGTGGTCATGGCCTGCCCCCGCTGGCAGGCGCAGCGCCATCGGGCACAAACACGTAGCCCACGCCCCACACGGTGCGGATGTGGCGCGGCTGGGCCGGGTCGGCCTCGATCAGTTTGCGCAGCCGCATGATCTGCACGTCAATGCTGCGGTCGGTGGCCGTGTGGTCGGGGCCATAGGCCAGGGCCATGAGCCGGTCCCGCCCCAAGGGGCGCTGCGGGTTTTGGGCCAGGGCCAGCAGCAGGGCGAATTCGCCGGTGGTGAGGGCCATATCCGCACCGGCCTTCTCCAGCCGCCGCTCGGCAGGCAGCAGCACAAAGTCGCCAAACGCCAGCCGCTCGTGTACACCCTGCGGCCCGGTGTGCGCGCCCAGCATGCGCTGGCGGCGCACCATGGCCTGGATGCGTGCCAGCAGCTCGCGCGGGTTGAAGGGCTTGGGCAGGTAGTCGTCCGCGCCCATCTCCAGGCCCACGATGCGGTCCACCGGATCGCCCCGGGCGGTGAGCATCAGGATGGGAATGGTCTCGCCCTGCGCGCGCAGGCGCCGGCAGATGGACAGGCCGTCCTCGCCCGGCATCATCACATCGAGCACCAGCACGTCAAAGCGCTCACGCGCCAGCAGCACATCCAGCGGCCCGGCGCCCTCCACCGTGCGCACGGTGTAGCCCTGGTCGCTCAGGTAGCGCTGCAGCAGGGCGCGCAGGTCGGGCTCGTCATCGGCGACCAGGATCTTGGCCAGGGTGTCGGTCATGGGCAGGGGCAGGGGTAACGTCGCAAGGGGAATGGTGGCAATGGTAGACGCGGCAGAGGGCGATGCACCCGCAGCCATGACAAGGCATGACCGGGCCGCAGGCGTTTGTCATGGTTTGTCATACATCGGCCGCTTTCTGCCATCAATGGCTCACACCTGGGGCCCACAGTACACAGCCATGCCACCCCCCAAGGAGTTGACTGCCATGCCTTTGCTGACCCGCCCCGCTGACCCTGACCTGCTGCAACGCCCTGCGCTGGCCGCCGGTGTATTTGTGTTCTCGGCCCTCACCGCGCTGGGGCTCAGCGCCGTGCTGGCGCTGGCGGCCCCGGCCGAGGCCCAGGCGCGCACCCGCCACAGCGTGGAACACAACGCCGACGGCAACACTTCCGCTCACACCGGCGTGGCCCGCAGTGGCCCGAACGGCGCCGTGCTGCGCGGCCGCACCGCCACCACCGATGGGCAGGGCAACGCGAGCGTGACCCGCCGTGGCGCTGCCGTGGGCGCGCAGGGCGGCATGGCTGTGCGCCAGGGCAGCACCACGCGCAATGCAGACGGCAGCGCCAGCCACAGCGGCGCTGTGTCGGTCCAGAACGCCCAGGGCAGCTTGCAAAGCAGCGGCGGTGCCACCCGCAACGCCGATGGCACCGTGACGCAAGCGCGCACCTCGACCGCCACCAGCGCGGCCACCGGCAACAGCGTGCAGGCGCAAAGCAGCTACAGCAAAGACACTGGCTTGAGCCGCAGCGCCACCTGCTACGACGCCAGCGGCGCGGCCATGGCGTGCCCCACGCGGCCTTGAGTTCGCCGCCGGTACCCGGCCTCTGTGAGCTAGAAATATCCGTTCGGGCTGAGCTTGTCGAAGCCTTGCGCGGCGCTTCTACAGGCTCAGCGTGATCGGTTTGGTTGGAGCCGGCCTTCTCCATCGCCCCCTCTGATTCCCTTCCTCCCACCTTTGTCCCTGACAGGAGCCTTCCCATGTCCCTGCGCCATCTTCTGACCATGGCCGCCCTTGCGGCCCTCACACTGGCCACTGCCAGCGCACAAGCCCAGACCACCCCACAGAACGGTGGCCGCCT
This genomic window contains:
- a CDS encoding ATP-binding protein, with translation MTTHAAVPAPAPTTPRGLWPRSLLGRNLLLMAVLIVLGQLCAAVLVRQMILKPRVAQVADGVARNVAALRAGLQALPPGQRQAFVQAFNAQAAQTQAFALTAAPGAWRAVLSPMERQFVRAVTQRLDEAQGAPPSGEPVWRRDSSGVLSLRVVHEGTEYWLNLPSVFPTREFTGAWLMATLASMVLALAGAWWLQRHLNQPLQRVVLAAQRLARGQPPAPLPEDGPTEIATVARSFNHMAHSLAQADQERALMLAGVSHDLRTPLTKLRLGVEIAGPQIEPELATRMVRSMDEMDAILGQFLHFARMQEAEPPQPAALDDLAQAIAQAQADHGRSVALELGAPPPAPVQAQALRRAVDNLVENAWRHGAAPVVLRTGSEGDAVWIEVQDHGPGLPATELERVRQPFARGEAARSGRPGAGLGLAIADRVARAHGGRLELHSAPGQGLRARLALPVGSAPKI
- the ompR gene encoding two-component system response regulator OmpR, producing MTDTLAKILVADDEPDLRALLQRYLSDQGYTVRTVEGAGPLDVLLARERFDVLVLDVMMPGEDGLSICRRLRAQGETIPILMLTARGDPVDRIVGLEMGADDYLPKPFNPRELLARIQAMVRRQRMLGAHTGPQGVHERLAFGDFVLLPAERRLEKAGADMALTTGEFALLLALAQNPQRPLGRDRLMALAYGPDHTATDRSIDVQIMRLRKLIEADPAQPRHIRTVWGVGYVFVPDGAAPASGGRP